One genomic region from bacterium encodes:
- a CDS encoding response regulator codes for MPQKILIVDDDQTIRKIGEYNLKKAGYEVITANNGEEAIRKIETEKPDLVILDLMMPVMDGYEVCQKIKEDWLRSHIPIIILSIKKDVDDKVKGLRVGADDYLAKPFDPQELLVRVEANLRRIKRDMQANPLTGLPGNVPINNKITEVIKQGRSFCILYIDLDYFKAFNDTYGYERGDEVIQFTSQTIIQTIRELGNSTDFVGHIGGDDFVVLTTPTKVDSICNEIIKAFDIGILNFYDEEDRERGFLLCPDRKGQPNKFPLISISIACVTNEQNKFTHLGEISAAAAEMKKYAKSIAGSSYVKDRRKMLNFKTTAKLENLPLMSNFIYQATQKFGLDKDTGFDIQVAVEEACENIVEHSYPKGSEGSIEINCEYKDNNFIVKIKDYGQSFDPNTIPEPNLEAKLEDRTTGGLGIYFMKKLMDEINYYFDPKEGNELVMVKRLNAKR; via the coding sequence ATGCCACAAAAGATATTAATTGTTGATGATGACCAAACAATTCGGAAAATAGGTGAGTATAATCTAAAAAAAGCAGGTTATGAAGTAATCACTGCCAACAATGGCGAGGAAGCAATAAGAAAGATTGAGACCGAAAAACCTGACCTGGTAATCCTGGATCTGATGATGCCTGTTATGGATGGATATGAGGTTTGTCAAAAGATTAAGGAAGATTGGTTAAGAAGTCATATCCCGATTATCATCTTATCGATTAAGAAGGATGTGGATGATAAAGTAAAAGGGTTAAGGGTTGGTGCAGATGACTACCTGGCAAAGCCTTTTGATCCGCAGGAGTTGTTGGTAAGGGTAGAGGCAAATCTGCGCCGCATTAAACGGGATATGCAAGCTAACCCATTAACAGGTTTACCAGGAAATGTTCCGATTAATAACAAAATTACTGAGGTAATAAAACAAGGAAGAAGTTTTTGTATCCTTTATATTGACCTGGATTACTTTAAGGCATTTAATGATACCTATGGCTATGAGCGGGGAGATGAGGTTATCCAATTTACCTCGCAGACGATTATTCAAACCATAAGAGAATTGGGAAATTCAACAGATTTTGTAGGTCATATAGGTGGTGATGATTTTGTTGTCCTGACTACACCGACTAAGGTTGATTCTATCTGTAACGAAATTATTAAAGCATTTGACATTGGTATTCTCAATTTCTATGACGAAGAAGATAGGGAAAGAGGTTTTCTTCTTTGTCCAGACCGTAAAGGACAACCCAATAAATTTCCATTAATCTCTATCTCGATTGCCTGTGTAACTAATGAGCAGAACAAATTTACGCATCTGGGTGAGATAAGTGCCGCGGCGGCTGAAATGAAAAAATACGCTAAATCTATCGCCGGTAGTAGCTATGTTAAAGATAGAAGAAAAATGTTAAATTTCAAGACTACGGCTAAATTGGAAAATTTACCTTTGATGAGTAACTTTATTTATCAAGCAACACAAAAATTTGGGCTGGATAAGGATACAGGATTTGATATTCAAGTTGCTGTTGAAGAGGCGTGTGAAAATATAGTTGAACATAGCTACCCAAAAGGTAGTGAAGGCTCTATTGAGATTAATTGTGAATACAAAGATAATAATTTTATCGTTAAAATCAAGGATTATGGTCAATCATTTGACCCAAATACCATTCCTGAACCAAATTTAGAGGCTAAATTAGAAGACCGAACTACAGGTGGATTAGGTATCTACTTTATGAAAAAATTGATGGATGAAATCAATTACTATTTTGACCCGAAAGAAGGCAATGAACTGGTAATGGTCAAAAGATTAAATGCAAAAAGGTAA
- a CDS encoding STAS domain-containing protein: MKVEIKEIEGITVMNLTGRIDAATAPQLEEEWHNIMTQEKNKVVINFKRVDYISSGGLRVLLLAAKEMKARDGILRFCHLDPNVYKIFKLAGFTSIFNIYETEEEAVRDI, translated from the coding sequence ATGAAGGTAGAAATTAAGGAAATTGAAGGAATTACCGTAATGAATCTTACTGGTCGAATAGATGCCGCTACGGCTCCACAATTAGAAGAAGAATGGCATAACATTATGACACAGGAAAAGAACAAGGTGGTCATTAACTTTAAAAGGGTTGATTATATCTCCAGCGGCGGATTACGGGTGCTATTACTTGCGGCTAAAGAGATGAAAGCTCGAGATGGAATTTTAAGGTTTTGTCATTTAGACCCCAATGTCTATAAAATCTTCAAATTGGCGGGCTTTACCTCTATCTTTAATATCTACGAGACAGAAGAAGAGGCAGTCCGGGATATTTAG
- a CDS encoding HD domain-containing phosphohydrolase produces the protein MIEIKDIIQAVESIIEGKTNSINLSAQGEAGELICALNKMLSSLQTKNIEVEERLNEKLLSLYELNYATKMISFTMEMKELLDISIDMITDLARVEKASIMLINSRNRELVVEIVKESGKIIYPETILRPPHQILSEVINEGKIYLSQEQFEDLGDGLINEITSFLSFPIMGKEQVLGVANLYNCLNKKEFSHDEMNLISTLISQVGISIENARLFIRIKELFWDTVKALASTIDAKDPYTYGHSERVAEYSVEIAKRLGWSVQEQEEVQLAGLLHDIGKIGIPDDILHKPGGLDDKEFEKIKLHPLKGSKIMEHISQLEKVLPGMKHHHERFSGGGYPDNLKGDEVPLIGRIICVADAYDAMTSNRAYRNKMTTQEALSRIKNASGTQFDPQVVEAFLKVVGGEGVVI, from the coding sequence ATGATAGAAATTAAGGATATTATTCAAGCCGTTGAATCTATCATTGAAGGAAAGACTAATTCAATTAATCTTTCGGCTCAAGGTGAGGCAGGAGAACTAATCTGTGCTTTAAATAAAATGCTTTCTTCATTGCAAACAAAAAATATCGAAGTTGAGGAAAGATTAAATGAAAAACTCCTTTCCTTGTATGAGTTAAATTACGCCACTAAGATGATAAGTTTCACTATGGAGATGAAGGAATTATTGGACATCTCCATTGATATGATTACTGATTTAGCTCGGGTAGAGAAGGCTTCGATTATGCTGATTAATTCCAGGAACCGAGAATTGGTAGTAGAGATTGTTAAAGAAAGCGGAAAGATTATCTATCCAGAAACAATTTTAAGACCACCACACCAAATCCTTTCTGAAGTTATTAATGAAGGCAAGATTTATCTTTCCCAGGAGCAGTTTGAAGATTTAGGGGATGGATTAATTAATGAGATAACTTCTTTCCTTTCTTTTCCCATAATGGGCAAGGAACAAGTCTTAGGGGTAGCTAATCTTTATAATTGTCTAAACAAGAAGGAATTCAGCCATGATGAGATGAATCTAATCTCTACTTTAATCTCCCAGGTGGGTATTTCTATAGAAAATGCCCGGTTATTTATCAGGATAAAAGAACTCTTCTGGGATACTGTGAAGGCTTTAGCCTCAACCATAGATGCCAAAGACCCATATACTTATGGTCATTCGGAAAGGGTAGCAGAATATTCAGTAGAGATTGCTAAAAGATTAGGATGGAGTGTGCAAGAACAAGAGGAGGTGCAATTAGCCGGGCTTTTACATGATATTGGAAAAATTGGCATACCAGATGATATTCTTCACAAACCCGGTGGTCTGGATGACAAAGAATTCGAAAAGATAAAGCTCCATCCCCTCAAAGGTAGCAAAATTATGGAGCATATCAGTCAACTGGAAAAAGTCCTTCCCGGGATGAAACATCATCACGAACGATTCTCTGGAGGGGGTTATCCAGATAATTTAAAGGGTGATGAAGTTCCTTTAATCGGCAGGATAATCTGTGTGGCAGATGCCTATGATGCGATGACCTCAAATCGTGCCTATCGAAATAAAATGACTACTCAAGAGGCTTTATCGAGAATAAAAAATGCCTCAGGCACACAATTTGACCCGCAAGTTGTGGAGGCATTTTTGAAAGTAGTTGGGGGAGAGGGGGTTGTTATATGA